From the Microtus ochrogaster isolate Prairie Vole_2 unplaced genomic scaffold, MicOch1.0 UNK16, whole genome shotgun sequence genome, one window contains:
- the LOC102001518 gene encoding cornifin-A isoform X1 — MSSHQQKQPCTAPPQLQQHQVKQPCQPPPSEPCAPKTKEPCNPNVPEPCNPKVPEPCQPKAPEPCQPKVPEPSQPKVPEPCQPKAPEPCQPKAPEPCHHKAPEPCHPKAPEPCHPKAPEPCHPKAPEPCHPVVPEPCPSNVTPEPYQQKTKQK; from the coding sequence ATGAGTTCCCACCAGCAGAAGCAACCATGCACTGCACCCCCTCAGCTGCAGCAGCATCAGGTGAAACAGCCTTGCCAGCCACCACCCTCAGAACCTTGTGCCCCCAAAACCAAGGAGCCTTGCAACCCCAATGTTCCTGAGCCCTGCAACCCCAAGGTTCCAGAGCCCTGCCAGCCTAAGGCTCCAGAGCCCTGCCAGCCTAAGGTGCCTGAGCCCAGTCAGCCCAAGGTGCCTGAGCCTTGCCAGCCTAAGGCACCTGAGCCCTGCCAGCCTAAGGCGCCTGAGCCCTGCCACCACAAGGCACCTGAGCCTTGCCACCCCAAGGCACCTGAGCCTTGCCACCCCAAGGCACCTGAGCCTTGCCACCCCAAGGCACCTGAGCCTTGCCACCCGGTTGTTCCTGAGCCATGCCCCTCAAATGTCACTCCAGAACCGTATCAgcagaagacaaaacagaagtAA
- the LOC102001518 gene encoding cornifin isoform X2, which produces MSSHQQKQPCTAPPQLQQHQVKQPCQPPPSEPCAPKTKEPCNPNVPEPCNPKVPEPCQPKAPEPCQPKPCHPVVPEPCPSNVTPEPYQQKTKQK; this is translated from the exons ATGAGTTCCCACCAGCAGAAGCAACCATGCACTGCACCCCCTCAGCTGCAGCAGCATCAGGTGAAACAGCCTTGCCAGCCACCACCCTCAGAACCTTGTGCCCCCAAAACCAAGGAGCCTTGCAACCCCAATGTTCCTGAGCCCTGCAACCCCAAGGTTCCAGAGCCCTGCCAGCCTAAGGCTCCAGAGCCCTGCCAGCCTAAG CCTTGCCACCCGGTTGTTCCTGAGCCATGCCCCTCAAATGTCACTCCAGAACCGTATCAgcagaagacaaaacagaagtAA
- the LOC102001518 gene encoding cornifin isoform X3 — translation MSSHQQKQPCTAPPQLQQHQVKQPCQPPPSEPCAPKTKEPCNPNVPEPCNPKVPEPCQPKAPEPCHPVVPEPCPSNVTPEPYQQKTKQK, via the exons ATGAGTTCCCACCAGCAGAAGCAACCATGCACTGCACCCCCTCAGCTGCAGCAGCATCAGGTGAAACAGCCTTGCCAGCCACCACCCTCAGAACCTTGTGCCCCCAAAACCAAGGAGCCTTGCAACCCCAATGTTCCTGAGCCCTGCAACCCCAAGGTTCCAGAGCCCTGCCAGCCTAAG GCACCTGAGCCTTGCCACCCGGTTGTTCCTGAGCCATGCCCCTCAAATGTCACTCCAGAACCGTATCAgcagaagacaaaacagaagtAA